In the Rubrivivax gelatinosus IL144 genome, GCGACGCCTTGACGTCGGCGGCGGGTGCCGTGCTCACTGGCGCACCCTGTGTCCTGCGACAGGTCCCGCCGAGCGGGAATGAGCCCCGGACAAGTCCTGAAGGCTCATGCGGCCTCGACGGTCGTGTCCAGCGCCGCCTTCAGCAGGCCCGGGAGCTGGGCCACGAGCTGCGGCTTGTGCACGACCGGCACGCCTTCGAGCGCGAAGGCGTAGGGCGCGCGGCCGGCTTCGTCGAGCGAGGTGACGACGATCAGGCGGCTGCGGCTGAACTGCGGATGCGAGCGCAGGCTGGTGATCAGCGTCGCGCCGTCGATGCCCGGCAGCAGGATGTCGACGATCAGCACGTCGGGCTGCAGCTGGCCGGCGAGCGCCAGGCCGGCGATGCCGTCGTCGGCAACGTGCAGCTCGACGCCGCTCAGGTGCTGCTTGACCAGCAGCGAGACGAGGTTCTGGTAGTGCGCCGAGTCTTCGATCAGCAGCACGCGCCGGGCCGTCGACGCCGGACGCGGCGCCGTCGCGGTGCGCGACGGACCCGAGCGGCGGCCTTCACGCCAGCGCTCGACCGAGTCGCGCGAAATACGACGGTGTCCACCCGGGGTCTTCCACGCTTCCAACTCGCCGCGGTCGACCATCATCTGCACCGAGCGCACCGCCATGCCGAGCAAGCGAGCCACCTCCAGCGTGCTGAAGGTGTCGCGTGCGTCTTCTGACATAGGGATTTCGGCCATTGAGTAATTCTGCCGAATTTCCGGGCCTCCGTGGACGCGACTCCAAACTGATAAAAGCAACATTGCTGATAATTCGTCACGTCAGATCAGAGGAGTTCCCTTCCATGCACGCCCCGCCGGCCGGCGATGACCGCGCGGACGCAACCGCCTCGCCCAACCGTTTCGACGATGCCGCGCACGCGCAGATGGAGTGTTTCCTGCGCGACTTCGGCGAGATGTACCAGGAGGTCACGCGCGCGCACCACGAAGCGCTGTTCCGCCTGGCGATGGCGGCCGAATACCGCGACAACGACACCGGCGAGCACATCATCCGCATGGGCTTCCTCTGCGAGGCCCTGGCCTTGGCGATGGGCCGCACGCCGCGCTGGGCGGCGATGCTGCGCAAGGCCGCGCCGATGCACGACGTCGGCAAGATCGGCATTCCCGACAAGGTGCTGCAGAAGCCCGGCGCGCTGGACGAGGCCGAGCGCGCGACGATGAACGAGCACGCACGCATCGGCGCCGAGATCCTCGGCCAGTCGCGCATCCCGCTGTTCCGCCTGGCCGCCGAGGTGGCGCTGTCGCATCACGAGCGCTGGGACGGCAGCGGCTATCCGTCGGGGCTGCAGGGCAGCGCCATTCCGCTGGCCGGGCGTATCGTCGCCGTCGTCGATTTCTTCGATGCGCTGACGATGGACCGCTGCTACCGCAAGGCCTTCCCGGACGCCCAGGCCCTGCAGATGCTGCGGGAGCAGAGCGGCCGCGCCTTCGATCCCGAGATCGCCTCGGCCTTCCTGGCCCACGCGCCGCGCCTCGTCGCGCTGCGCGACGCGATCAACCGGCGCAAGCCCAGCTTCGCCGAACTCGTCGACGGCACGACGCCGCCCCAGGCGCTGCCGACATGAGCACGGCCGCCGATTCGCGTCGCCGGCGCAAGCGCACTCTGACCGCCCGCCTCGTCCTCGCGGGCGGCGCGACACTGGTCGCGCTACTGGCGGCGGTGGTCGGCGGCATCGCCGCCTACGAGTACGAGGAAGCGTGCCTCGTGCAGCAGGACCGCGCCGAACTGCTGGCGCGCATGGTCGAGGAACACGCGGCGCACGCGCTCGACGATGCGACGAACGTGCTCGCCGTGGGCGCCGCCGCGGTCCACCGCACGCCGCCGGAGCGCCTGGCCGAACTCGGCGACGCGTTCGTGCAGATGGCCGCCGGCCAGCCGCTGGTGGCGGCGATGCTGCTCGTCGACGAGCGCGGCAGCGTCGTCGCGTCCAGCGTGCCGGCCGCACGCGGGCTCAGGCTGGACAGCGCACGCTGGACCTTGGCGCGCGCACAGGCCCAGCTGCACTACGGCAGCTATCTCGCCGACGCGGCGCCGGTGCTGCCCGGACGCGACAGCGTGCCGGTGCTGCGCAGCGTCGTCGGCGCCGACGGCCGGCCGGGAACCCTGGTCGCGCTGCTGGACACGGCCAGGCTCGCCGAGTTCCAGCGCCACGCGCGCGAGGACCCCGGCACCAGCGCACTGCTCGTGCGCCGCGACGGCGAGGTGCTGAGCGCGACGCCCGAGGCCGGCGTCGGCGCCGGCGGCCGCATCACCGTCCGTCCGGACGGCGATGTCGAGTTCGACAACGGGCGCCGCGTCGTCGTCGCGACGCACACGCTGGCCTCGCGTCCGGAGCTGACGGTCGTCGTTGTGCGCGACCTGGAGGTGGGGCTGGCGGTGTGGCGCCGCATGCTGGCCTGGCTGCTCGCCGGCGGCGCGGTGGCCGCCGCGGTGATCGCCGCGATGACCTTCGTCGCCGAACGCAGCGTGCGCGCCCGCGAGGCGGCGCGACGCCAGCGCGACGCGGCGCAGCACGCCGTCGCGCTGCGCGAACGCGAGCTGAGCGTCATCGTCAAGAGCGTGCAGGAGCTGATCTTCCGCACCGACCACGAAGGCCGGCTCACCTTCGTCAACGCGCGCTGGCAGGCCGCGACCGGCCAGCCCAGCGAGTCGCTGCTCGGGCGGCGGCTGCTGGACCTGGTCGCGCCGGCCTCGCGCGAGGCCGTGGCGGCGCTGCTGGCGCCCGAGGCCGCCGGCTCGCGCGCGGCGCAGATCAGTTTCGCCGGCAGCGAGCGACGCCTGTTCGACCTGGCGCTGTCGCCGCTGATCGAAGGCGGCCGCGTCGTCGGCCACGCCGGCAGCGCTGTCGACGTCACCGAACGCTGCGCCGCCGAGCGCGAACTGCAGGAGCAGCTCGCGCTGTCGGCGCTGATGCTCGACACGATGCCGCTGCCGGTCGCGCTGATGGACCGCGAGGCCTGCTACGTCACCGTCAACCGCGCCTGGGAGCAGCAGGCCGGCATGGCGCGCGAGGAGCTGGTCGGCAAGCGCGCCCGCGACTACCTGCTGCTGGCCGAGGCCGCGGTGCACGAGCGCTACAACCGCGAGGTGCTGGAGCACGGCGGCTCGCTGAGCTACGAGTCGGAGGTCTC is a window encoding:
- a CDS encoding response regulator, which encodes MAEIPMSEDARDTFSTLEVARLLGMAVRSVQMMVDRGELEAWKTPGGHRRISRDSVERWREGRRSGPSRTATAPRPASTARRVLLIEDSAHYQNLVSLLVKQHLSGVELHVADDGIAGLALAGQLQPDVLIVDILLPGIDGATLITSLRSHPQFSRSRLIVVTSLDEAGRAPYAFALEGVPVVHKPQLVAQLPGLLKAALDTTVEAA
- a CDS encoding HD-GYP domain-containing protein; protein product: MHAPPAGDDRADATASPNRFDDAAHAQMECFLRDFGEMYQEVTRAHHEALFRLAMAAEYRDNDTGEHIIRMGFLCEALALAMGRTPRWAAMLRKAAPMHDVGKIGIPDKVLQKPGALDEAERATMNEHARIGAEILGQSRIPLFRLAAEVALSHHERWDGSGYPSGLQGSAIPLAGRIVAVVDFFDALTMDRCYRKAFPDAQALQMLREQSGRAFDPEIASAFLAHAPRLVALRDAINRRKPSFAELVDGTTPPQALPT
- a CDS encoding sensor histidine kinase; the encoded protein is MSTAADSRRRRKRTLTARLVLAGGATLVALLAAVVGGIAAYEYEEACLVQQDRAELLARMVEEHAAHALDDATNVLAVGAAAVHRTPPERLAELGDAFVQMAAGQPLVAAMLLVDERGSVVASSVPAARGLRLDSARWTLARAQAQLHYGSYLADAAPVLPGRDSVPVLRSVVGADGRPGTLVALLDTARLAEFQRHAREDPGTSALLVRRDGEVLSATPEAGVGAGGRITVRPDGDVEFDNGRRVVVATHTLASRPELTVVVVRDLEVGLAVWRRMLAWLLAGGAVAAAVIAAMTFVAERSVRAREAARRQRDAAQHAVALRERELSVIVKSVQELIFRTDHEGRLTFVNARWQAATGQPSESLLGRRLLDLVAPASREAVAALLAPEAAGSRAAQISFAGSERRLFDLALSPLIEGGRVVGHAGSAVDVTERCAAERELQEQLALSALMLDTMPLPVALMDREACYVTVNRAWEQQAGMAREELVGKRARDYLLLAEAAVHERYNREVLEHGGSLSYESEVSQADGTRRTMAVTKAAVIGADGRPRGLLAALTDITEFREADRAMREARDIAEEASRSKSEFIANISHELRTPLQAIIGFSELGMVRGRAHERLASMFGDIHAAGQRMLALVNDLLDVSKIESTVGTFHLERTDLRPLVREVAREIDPLLARRRLHLDLVLSEGQLVAKVDPLRFQQVVRNVLANAVRFSPDGATIELRGDIDASNQIVVTVRDHGPGIPPAELEKIFEAFVQSSKTKDGSGGTGLGLAICRKIVEAHGGSIHAENAEGGGSRFTIAVPARGFADTVV